GCGTCCGTCCGGTGACACGGCCATGTCGCTCGTGCCATCGAAGCCCGCGCCGACGAGCGCCGTCGACTCGTCGAGGGCGAGCGCGGGCGCGTCGAGGTCCACGCGCGCGACCACCGCGGCGGGAGCCACGGACGCGCCGTCGGCCGGCGGCACGTCACTCGGATGCGCGTCGGGGGCCGTCGCGTCGCCGCATGCGATGAGCGTGGTGGCGACGGTACCGAGCAGCGCCGTCCTGGCGGCGGACGTCGCCCGGGGTGACCGATCGCGTGACGTGGCTGCTAGCCGCCGCATCCGGCGCCCCTCAGATTTCCCGCGATGCGTACGATCGAGAGGCGGTATGCCGCGGTGATCGCGACGATGTGCATCGTCGGGGGATGTCGCCGCGACAAGCCGGCGCCCGCCGGCGACAGCGTCGTGGTCTCGCCGCCGACGGCTGCACCGGACACTCCGGCGTCGGCGGCGCCCGCGGTGTCCGGGTGGGATCGGGCGGCGGGCGTCGCGCTGCTCGTGCACGGCGACGGAGGCGAGTCCCTCGTCGTCGTCCCCGGCGAGGGCGGCGGGGCCGAGACCGGCACCGACCGCACCGCGGGCGAGGCGGCGGCCGTGCTGCCGGCGGAGGTGACGCTGTTCTCCCGCGCCGGCGCGGCGGGGAGCGCGAAGGCGCTGCCGACCGAGGGTGCCGCACCGACCGGGTGCGCGTGGCCGATCGCGCGCCTCGGCCCCGCCTCGGGCGCCGACGCGGTCCCGTCGTGGACGGTGGGGTTCGTCGGCGGGTCGCCGACGCCGATCGCGCTCGACTCGATCGAGGTCGCGACCGACTCGGCGACGCTGGCCGCGACCGTGACGCGGCTGGCCACCACGCTCGGCGACGACACGGTGCGCGCGCTCCGCGGCGTACCGTTCTCCGTGCGGTCGGCGCGGCGGTTCACGTTCGGCGACAGCGCCCGCGGCGTCCGCGACGGCGTGGTGGCGGTCATCACGCGCGCGCTGAACCAGGAGGCGGCGCCGCTCGCCGAGCGGGTGCTGCTCGTCGCCGAGCGGCCGCACGCGGCGACGGGTGCGCCGCCGGCGCCGTGGATGGTGACGTACCACGAGCGCGTCGCGGGGCGCGAGGACGACGTGCCGGCGACCGACGTGCTGGCCGCCGTCACGCTCGGCGCCGCGCCGGCGAGTCGCGTGACGCTCGTGCTCGCGCGCGCGCTCGCCGACGGCACCCGCTACACGCTGCTCGAGCGCACCGGCGCCGGGTGGCGCGTGCGGTGGACGAGCGCGACGCGCGGATGCTGAGTCGACCCGTTAGGCGCGTGGCGCTCGCGGCGGCGTGCGCGGCGATCGGTGCCTGCGTCCCGCCGCCGCCCGCGTCGGCACCGGCGCCGACGACGGCGCCGGCCGCGAACCCCACCGTGCCCCCGGCCGCGCCGGCGGTACCGGCGTCGCCGCCCGCGGCGGCGCCCGCGCCCGTCGTCACGCCGCCCGACGAGGCGCCGCTCGCGTCGGACGCGGCCGCGGACTCGCTGCTCGTCGACGTGGCGCGGCTCGACACGACGGTGCAGGTGGATCTGCGCTACGCGACGCGGTTCAACTTCACGGGTGCCGTGCTCCCCGGGTACGAGGCGCCGCGCGCGCTGCTCCGCCGCGAGGCCGCCGCGGCGCTCGCGCGCGTGCAGGAGCGGCTGCGCGGCGAGGGGCTCGGCGTGAAGATCTTCGACGCGTACCGACCGGTGCGCGCGACCGACGCGATGGTCGAGTGGACGCGCCGGGTGCGCCGCGAGGATCTGCTGAAGGACGGCTACGTCGCGGAGCGCAGTCGGCACAACCTGGGGCTCGCGGTGGACCTCACGCTCGTGGCGCTGGCGACGGGCCGCGAGCTGCGGATGGGCAGCGCGTTCGACACGTTCGCCGAGTCGGCGCGCACCGCGAACGCGACCGGCGTGGCGGCGGAGAACCGCCTACGGTTGAAGCGCGCGATGGAGGCCGAGGGGTTCACGAGCCTGCCGGAGGAGTGGTGGCACTTCAGCTATCGGGTGCCAGACCCCATGCGGTTCGACCTCGTGATCCGATAGTGGCGCGCGTCGATCGTTAGGCGCGATGCCGCGCTTCCTGACCGACGTGATGCTGGAGCGGCTCGCGCGCTGGCTGCGCGTGCTCGACGTCGACGTGGAGTCGGCCGGCGCGAGGGCGCCGGATCGCGACCTGGTGCGCCGCGCGGCGGCGGAGCGCCGCGTGCTGCTCACGCGCGACCGCCGGCTGCCGGGGGAGCACCGCGCCGCGCCCGGAGAGCATCTGGTGGTGCGGAGCGCGGCGCCGCTCGCGCATCTCGCGGAAGTCGTGCAGCGCTTCGGCATTCGCGCGCCGGCGGAGCTGTTCACCCGCTGTCTACTGTGCAACGTCCCGCTCGAGCCGGGTCCCGGTGTGGGCGTGGCGCAGCCGGCGCGCCGCTGTCCTCGGTGCGGGCGCCTCTACTGGGAGGGATCGCACACGCGGCGGATGCGTGCCGCGCTCGCGCGTGTGCTCGGCGACACGCCCGGGGCTTGATTCGGGGCGGCGGCACTAGCACGCTTCTCGCCCTGGCTCGACCCCGCAGTTCACCCGTTCGACCCGCTCGCACCCCGATGTCCGCCGTCTTCGTCGCCTGCTTCGTCGCGGGTCTCGTGCTCGCCGTCTACGTCATGCTGCACGGCGTGGAGCGGCGCGCGACGCCGAGCGCGCTGCCGCCACACGAGGCGCGCGGGGGCTACGATCCGAGCACGGAGCCGTCGGCGACGCTGAACGCCCAGAACGCGGCCGCGTTCATCGTCGCGTTCGGCGCCTGCGGCTACCTCCTGGCGCGCTTCACGACGCTCGGCGCGGCGGCGGTCGTCGCCATCGCGGTCGCCGCGGGGGCGCTGTTCGCGATCGGGTCGGCGTCGCTGCTCGCCGCGTGGGTGCTGCCGGGAGCGCGGAGCGACGCGGTGGACGAGCGCTATCTCCTCCAGGGCCATCCGGCGCGCGTGACCCGGCCGATCGACGCGGACGGGGGCGGGGGCGACGGCGAGATCGCCTACGAGGTGGACGGCCGGCGGTTCAGCGTGGCCGCGCGGAGCTGGGACGGCGCGTCGATCGACGCCGGGACCGACGTGGCGATCGAGCGGGTGGAGGACGGCGTCGCGTACGTGGAGCGCTGGGCGCAGGTGGAGGCGCGTCTGTGAGGCGGATGTGATCCGGCTCGCAGTCGGATCGTGACGGCGGACGGCGGGCGGGGGTCGGTTCTCGAAGTCGGAAGCGGGGGTGCGTATGTCGGACGCGGCCATCTTCGTGCTCGTGCTCGGAGGACTCTTCGTCCTCCGCTTCGTCCTCGCGACGGTGTTCTTCTTCTGCATCCTCCCCGAGGGCGACCGCTGCATCAACTGCGATGCGCCGACGCTGCGCGTGCAGCGCGTGTTCTGGCACCGGTTCGTTCCCTGGCTGCGTCCGAGCTGGTGCTACCACTGTGGCTGGCACGGGCTGCTGCGCACTGGTCCGCTCACGCCGGTGGACACGGCGGTCAAGCCACCCCCGCCGCCGGTGAAGGCGAAGCAGCAGCCGTGAGCCGCCGCGCTCAGCGCGCGACGGCGTAGAGGCGCAGCCACTCCGGCCAGTTGCCGCTCAGCTCGAAGAAATCGTCGAAGTAGCCGAGGCCCAGCCCTTCGAGCTCGGCGAGGAGGTCGTCGAGCGCGGCGTCGCCGACGAGCGGCCCGACCGCGACCAGCTGTCCCTCGACGCGGAACTCGTCGGCCGTGAGGTTGAGCCGCTCGTCGAGCCGCTGGCGCGTGAGGCCGACGCGCTCGAACGCGTCGCGGCGGATGAGCAGTGTGGGGCTGCCGGCGGGGATGTCGAGGGGCATGACGGCTCGTGCGCTCGTGAGTCGGAACGGCGTTGCGTGCGTCGGAATGATGACGGAAGCCGCCGCCCACCGCACCATCCCTCGTCAGGGGGCTCCGTGCTCGAACGCCGTTCGCCCCGCCGTGGTGACGCCGTCCGGCGCGACGACGTCCCACGACGGCCAGCAGGTGCGGCCGAGCCGGCGCGGGTCCGCGGCGTCCAGGAAGGCGGCGACGAGCCGCGGCGCGCACCCGGCGAGCTCCGCGTGGCCGCCGCGCGGCTGCACGAGGTGCACGCTGTTAGGCAGCAGGCGACGCGCGCGCTCCGCCCACTCGGGCGGCGCGATCGGGTCCACCTCGCCGGAGAGCAGCAGCGCCGGCGTCGCGAGCGCGCTCGCGCCGCCTAACGGATCGCGCGGGCCGACGGGCCACGCCGCGCACGCGGCGAGCAGCTCGCGCGCGACCGGAAGGCCGAGCAGCGCGCCGGCCGCGGCGCGCGCGGTGTCGGCGCGCGCGAGGCGCGGCGCGTCCTCGGCGCACAGCACCGACAGCATCATCCCCTCGCTGCGGCGGCGGCGCGCGCGGCTCTCGTGAAGCGCGGCCTCCGCGAACGGCGTGAGCGCGCCTAACGCGGCGGCGTGCACGAGGCGCGCGGTCTCGCGGTCGTCGCCGGGCGAGTACAGCATGGACCACAGTCGCTCGGCGAAGCCGCGCGCGGAGATCCGCACCCGCTCCGTGGACAGACGGCGCCCGTTCCACAGCTCGACGACGGCCGGCGCCTCGCGCAGCCGCACCATCACGCGCGCGACGTCGCCCTCGGGATTCGGCACGTCGCGGCGACACGCGGCGTCGGCGGCGCAGTCGGCGGCGAGGTAGTCGAGCGCGCGTTCGCCCGCGCGGCCGGCGGCGAGCGGGATCGGCTCGTCGGGTGCCACGACGCCCTGCAGCACGACGCGTCGCACGTGCGACGGGTGGCGACGGAGGTACACGAGCGCCGCGCGCGTACCGTACGAGACGCCGAACAGGTCGAGCCGCTCCGCACCGAGCGCCGCGCGGAGGTCGTCGAGATCGTCGGCCGCGGCGTCGGTGCCGTACTCCGACAGGTCGGCGCGGCGCGCGAGTCGCGCCGCGCAGCGCCGCACGGCGCCTAACGGGAACATGGGATCGAGGTACGGCTGCAGTCGGCCGCCATCGTCGTACAGATCGCAGGCGAGCGGGTTCGATCGCCCCGTGCCGCGCTGGTCGACGAGGACCACGTCGCGCGTGCGTCGAGCCTCCGCGAACACGGCGTCGGCGTATCGCGGCTGCTCCGCCGCGCCGATCCCCGGCCCGCCGTGCAGCAGCACGAGCGGCTCGCGTGCGGCGGGCCGCGTGCGCGCCGGCAGGACGACCACGCGGAGGCCGAGCGTGCGCCTAACGGTTCCCGCGGAGTGCGCGCCGACGCGCCGCTCGGGGACGCGGAACGTGCCGCAGCGCGCCGGCTCGAACAGCGAGACGAGGAAGCACGGATGCAGCCGCAGCCGCTCGGCGGGTGGCGCGTCGACGGAGGGCGCGGGATTACACGCCGCGAGGCAGGCGGCGACGAGGACGGCGAGGCTCGTCGTGCGTCGGGTCGCGGGCGCGGCGGTCATGCGCGTGATCGGCGGCGTCGGGGATCCATGGCGCGTCGCGGCGATGCGGTGTGTCGCGCACCGGCTCATATCCCCAATCGGGGGGCGCCGTTCCAGAACGATGTTCGGCATCGGCCGGCACGCGCCGTTAGCTTCCAACGCATGTCGTGGCTGGAAGCGGAGTTCGACGTCATCGTCGTGGGCGGCGGACACGCCGGCACGGAGGCCGCCGTGGCGGCGGCGCGGCTCGGCGCGCGCGTCGCGCTCGTCACGAGCGCGCTCGAGACCATCGGTCAGATGTCGTGCAACCCTGCGATCGGCGGGGTGGCGAAGGGCACGGTCGTGCGCGAGGTCGATGCGCTGGGCGGCATCATGGGACGCGCGACCGACCGGGCGACGCTGCAGTTCCGCATGCTGAACCGGAGCAAGGGGCCCGCGGTGTGGGCCCCGCGCGCGCAGTGCGACCGGGGGCTGTATCGCCGGGCCGTGCGGACCCTGCTCGAGCGACACGCGAACCTCCTGACGATCCAGGGAACCGTGGCGCGCCTGATCATGGACGACGGCCGCGCCGCGGGGGTCGAGACGCTGGAGGGGCGCCGGTTCGGCGCCCGCGCCGTGGTGATCACGACCGGCACGTTCCTGCGCGGCCGCATCCACATCGGCACCACGACCCAGATCGGAGGCGGTCGCGCCGGCGAGGCGCCGACGACCCATCTCGCCGAGCAACTCGAGGCGGCCGGCCTCACCGTCGCGCGCTTCAAGACCGGAACGCCTCCCCGGATCGACGGCCGTAGTGTCGATTTTACCCGGGTGGAAAAGCAGGAGAGCGAGCTCGGGGCGTTCGCCTACCGGTGGTCGCACTTCGAGGATCCGGGGCTCGAGCCGCTGACGCAGCTCCCGTGCTTCATCACCCATCTCGAGGACGCGGGGAAGGAGATCATCGCGACCCACATCGGCGAGTCGGCGATGTACGGGGGCGCGATCGCGTCGCGTGGGCCGCGCTACTGCCCGTCGGTCGAGGACAAGATCGTGAAGTTCCCCGAGGCGGCGCGCCACCAGCTGTTCCTCGAGCCCGAGGGGCTGGAGACGACGGAGATGTACGTGAACGGCCTCTCCACGTCGCTGCCGGCGGAGGTGCAGCTGCGGACGCTGCGCACGGTCCGTGGGCTGGAGCAGGTGCGGATGACGCGCGCCGGGTACGCGATCGAGTACGACTACTATCCGCCGACGCAGCTCGGCCTGACGTTCCAGGTGCGCGCGGTGCCGGGTCTGTACTTCGCCGGGCAGATCAACGGCACGACGGGGTACGAGGAGGCGGCCGGGCAGGGGGTGCTCGCGGGACTGAACGCGGGGCTCGCGGCGCTCGGTCGGGGCGAGCCGCTGGTCCTCGGTCGGGAGACCTCGTACCTGGGCGTGCTGGCCGACGACATCGTCACGCGCGGCGTCGACGAGCCGTACCGGCTGTTCACGTCGCGCTCCGAGTTCCGGCTCACGGTGCGTCAGGACAACGCGCTGCGGCGGCTGGCGCCGGTGGCCGAGCGGCTCGGTCTGTACGACGCGCCGGAGCGGGCGGCGGTGGCGCGCCGGATGGAGCGCGAGGACGCGCTCACCGAGACCGCGCGCCGCACGACCATCCGTCCGGAGCAGGCGGCGGCGCTCGTGGAGCGAAGCGGTACGGCCCCGCTCTCGCATGCCCTGAAGGTCGCGGAGCTCGTGCGCCGGCCGGGGATCGGTCTGGCCGAGCTCCTGGCCGCGGCGGGCGCTCCGATCGACGAGGGCGGTGAGGCCCTCGTGACCGCGGAGCTCGAGCTGAAGTATGCCGGGTACTACGTGCGCGAGCGTCGGGCTGCGGAGAAGCTGCAGCGCATGGGCGGCTTCGCGCTCGCGGCGGAGCTGCCCTACGAGACGATGCGGTCGCTCACGATCGAGGCGCGCCAGAAGCTGTCCGCGCAGCGACCGATGACGCTCGCGCAGGCGGCGCGCATCCCGGGCGTGACGCCCGCAGACCTCCAGAACCTCGTCATCGAGGTGGAGCGCTGGCGGCGCGCCTCGGGTCCGCGGGGGCTCGTCGGGCAGCAGGGGTGACGGACGCCGGCGCGGCCCGGGCCGTCGCCGATGTGCAAGTCGCCGCCCCGACGACGTCTCCCTGGAGGAGGCGTGCGACGATGGCCGCCTCCCCTTCACACAACCTCGGAGCATCCATGCGTCTTCTCTCGTCCATGCTGATCCTCGCTGTGGCCACGCACGCGCTCGGGGCGCAGCAGCCCGCCGCGCCGACGCTGCAGCGCGTTCCAGAGATCGCGGTGAGCGCCGTCGGGGAGACGGAGGTCACACCCGATCGCGCCCGCGTGTCGATCGGCGTCCAGACCCAGGCCCCCACGGCCGCCGACGCGGCGAGCCGGAACGCGACGCTGCAGCAGGCGGTGATCAACGCCATCATGGCGCTCGGGATCCCTGCAGAGCGCATCTCGACCCAGGGGTACAACGTCTACCCGGAGCAGACCTACGACAACACGACCCGGCGAAGCCGGATCACGGGCTACAACGTCCAGAACACGGTGGTGGTCGACGTCTGGAAGGTGGAGCAGGTCGGCGCCGTGCTCGATGCCGCGCTCTCGAAGGGGGCGAACCTGGTGTCGTCGCTCGCGTTCTACTCGTCGCAGGAGGACGTCGCGCGCCGGCGCGCGCTCCAGAACGCGGTCGCGCGCGCCCGCGCCGACGCCGAGGCGATGGCGGCGGCGGCCGGCGGGCGACTCGGCGAGCTGCTCGAGCTCACCTCGGGGATCTCGTACGCGCCGCCGCCGCGCCCGATGATGGAGATGGCGCGCGCGGCCGCGGCGCCGGCGGCGACGCCGATCAGTGAGGGAACCCAGACGCTGAACGCGCAGGTGAGCGCGCGCTGGCGGTTCGTGCCGGGTACCTGAAGCCGGCGCGTCCGTATCCGGACGTGACCGTAAGCGCACGGCGGGCGGGACGTTTCACGTGAAACGCTCCGCCCGCCGCTTTTCCATGGTAGAGCCCGATGCGTTCGAAACGTTCCACGTGAAACATTCGGGCCCACACGGCCG
This DNA window, taken from Gemmatirosa kalamazoonensis, encodes the following:
- a CDS encoding M15 family metallopeptidase, with the protein product MLSRPVRRVALAAACAAIGACVPPPPASAPAPTTAPAANPTVPPAAPAVPASPPAAAPAPVVTPPDEAPLASDAAADSLLVDVARLDTTVQVDLRYATRFNFTGAVLPGYEAPRALLRREAAAALARVQERLRGEGLGVKIFDAYRPVRATDAMVEWTRRVRREDLLKDGYVAERSRHNLGLAVDLTLVALATGRELRMGSAFDTFAESARTANATGVAAENRLRLKRAMEAEGFTSLPEEWWHFSYRVPDPMRFDLVIR
- a CDS encoding Mut7-C RNAse domain-containing protein, encoding MPRFLTDVMLERLARWLRVLDVDVESAGARAPDRDLVRRAAAERRVLLTRDRRLPGEHRAAPGEHLVVRSAAPLAHLAEVVQRFGIRAPAELFTRCLLCNVPLEPGPGVGVAQPARRCPRCGRLYWEGSHTRRMRAALARVLGDTPGA
- a CDS encoding alpha/beta hydrolase, whose protein sequence is MTAAPATRRTTSLAVLVAACLAACNPAPSVDAPPAERLRLHPCFLVSLFEPARCGTFRVPERRVGAHSAGTVRRTLGLRVVVLPARTRPAAREPLVLLHGGPGIGAAEQPRYADAVFAEARRTRDVVLVDQRGTGRSNPLACDLYDDGGRLQPYLDPMFPLGAVRRCAARLARRADLSEYGTDAAADDLDDLRAALGAERLDLFGVSYGTRAALVYLRRHPSHVRRVVLQGVVAPDEPIPLAAGRAGERALDYLAADCAADAACRRDVPNPEGDVARVMVRLREAPAVVELWNGRRLSTERVRISARGFAERLWSMLYSPGDDRETARLVHAAALGALTPFAEAALHESRARRRRSEGMMLSVLCAEDAPRLARADTARAAAGALLGLPVARELLAACAAWPVGPRDPLGGASALATPALLLSGEVDPIAPPEWAERARRLLPNSVHLVQPRGGHAELAGCAPRLVAAFLDAADPRRLGRTCWPSWDVVAPDGVTTAGRTAFEHGAP
- the mnmG gene encoding tRNA uridine-5-carboxymethylaminomethyl(34) synthesis enzyme MnmG — translated: MSWLEAEFDVIVVGGGHAGTEAAVAAARLGARVALVTSALETIGQMSCNPAIGGVAKGTVVREVDALGGIMGRATDRATLQFRMLNRSKGPAVWAPRAQCDRGLYRRAVRTLLERHANLLTIQGTVARLIMDDGRAAGVETLEGRRFGARAVVITTGTFLRGRIHIGTTTQIGGGRAGEAPTTHLAEQLEAAGLTVARFKTGTPPRIDGRSVDFTRVEKQESELGAFAYRWSHFEDPGLEPLTQLPCFITHLEDAGKEIIATHIGESAMYGGAIASRGPRYCPSVEDKIVKFPEAARHQLFLEPEGLETTEMYVNGLSTSLPAEVQLRTLRTVRGLEQVRMTRAGYAIEYDYYPPTQLGLTFQVRAVPGLYFAGQINGTTGYEEAAGQGVLAGLNAGLAALGRGEPLVLGRETSYLGVLADDIVTRGVDEPYRLFTSRSEFRLTVRQDNALRRLAPVAERLGLYDAPERAAVARRMEREDALTETARRTTIRPEQAAALVERSGTAPLSHALKVAELVRRPGIGLAELLAAAGAPIDEGGEALVTAELELKYAGYYVRERRAAEKLQRMGGFALAAELPYETMRSLTIEARQKLSAQRPMTLAQAARIPGVTPADLQNLVIEVERWRRASGPRGLVGQQG
- a CDS encoding SIMPL domain-containing protein; the encoded protein is MRLLSSMLILAVATHALGAQQPAAPTLQRVPEIAVSAVGETEVTPDRARVSIGVQTQAPTAADAASRNATLQQAVINAIMALGIPAERISTQGYNVYPEQTYDNTTRRSRITGYNVQNTVVVDVWKVEQVGAVLDAALSKGANLVSSLAFYSSQEDVARRRALQNAVARARADAEAMAAAAGGRLGELLELTSGISYAPPPRPMMEMARAAAAPAATPISEGTQTLNAQVSARWRFVPGT